The window ACTTTATCCTGCTTATAAACTCGATCTGATAATTCAGCTTTGTCAGCTTTCTTATACTTATTTTCAGACTTATTGGATAAGTTAGCTTCACCCGACTTGGTACCAGTGTTTTCGCCTGACTCACTGGGTGAATTAGGTTGAGGTGTTTTTGTCGGACGTTCTAGGCGATTTTTGACCTCTATTTTCATCGGACGCAATTCAATTGACTGCGCTCTTGCCTTGCCGTCTTTCATTTGGCCGTGCGCGACAATAGGTTTGCCTACTATGCTGGTTGAGTTATTACCTAAAATTTTAATATTCGCTGGCACGGTTACATTTTGCCCGGAAAGCTTGACTTTCCCATTAGACACATTGCTTCCAGCGATACCTTGCAAGTGGAACACTTCAACTTTTTGCAGCAAATCACTCACTGGCCCAGGCTTCATATCCTTAACATTAAAGGTGCTACCATCCCAAACGCCAGTTAAACGAGAGTCAGCATTTGAGTTGTAATTCATGTTAGATATACCATCTATTTTAGTGCCACCCACATAGGCTTTATTGCCCTGCATACTTAAATTACCAACTATTTTGGCAATTTTACGCTCAGTAGATTGGTCGATGCGACTAGCTTCAATACTGCCATCTTCATTGCGTAAGCCGCTCACACTCACCCATTGACCGACTTGCATATTGTTGATTTGAGCGTCATTTGCATTAATAGACTGTCCCATGACTTTTACCTTATTCGCTACAAGGTCTATCGCAGTGATCGGTCCAGTCACTTGATAGAAAGCATGTATTTCATGAGCAATCAGAGACTGCTCTTTTCCTTGCGCCTTCACAGCGACTACTTGACCAACCGAAAGTGCATCGCTGCTGATTTTTTTACCATCTAAATCTATAGGGGTGTCGTTGTAATAGTGTACTTCTAAACCGTTCACACAGATACTGCCAAACCCTGTGATAATGCCAACAATACCAGTACCGCCGATACCGCTATTAGCTTCTATGCCAGTACCACCAATACCTTTATTAGTTACACCAGTCCCACCTATGCCTTCTTGCGCGCTGGTAATGCCTGTTCCACCAATACCTGTAGATTTGTCAGAATTAATGCCTGTTCCACCAATGCCGCCAGTACCAAGACTTAATGGCATACCTGTACCGCCAATACCGCCTTCATCACAAGGGTTGGCGTTTGCCGATAGCGACAATATCGTCAATATGATGGCAATGTAATTGTGAATGTAAGTTTTCATATTAACTAATCCTATAGTTAATTTAAGTTTGAATTGGCACTCGGCATGAGTTTTAACATACTCATTCAGTCAATTCGAACTTTTTTTCTGCGGTAGAACGCATGTGGCAATTTGGCCCCCAAACCTTCTGCTACATGGTAAAAATACAATGCATAAGTAAAGCGTTGGTTTGCATTGGCATTGTTTTGGGATTCAGTCTGCAATTCAATAGCACGCGCGTTGACGGCCTTTAACGCAGTCATCCCATGATGTTCCGCAAGTACCTTTAATTCATTAATAGCTTCTAATGTCAGACTGTCGTAATAGACACAACGTTCTAACATAGGAGGAGTTAAGTTCATTAAATTATGCGCCGTTGCAGCGGCATGGTCATGTATATTTTGTTGGAAGAAGAATAATTTTTCTTCAAAACCTTCGCTTGGCACAAATGCTTCGTTATTCAAACATACGCAATCATTCTCATCTAAATAAGCAACACCAATTCTTAGCCACTCATCAAGCACAGGTCTAGCGCGAATGTCTTTGCTAACTCGGGCAACAAGGCGATCAAAAGAAACGTTACCACCTACACTTGCTAAACGCGCTAAAGGCTTAGGCTTGCCTTCTGCATCAACAAAATCGGCGTCACTAATCCACAAACCCACTAATTGAGAGCCTAAAGTCACAAGTGATGTAGTTTGTGTGTTTTCAGGTTGGTCGCGTAATCGATGCACATCCTTACGATGCAAGCCCGTTAGCAGGCTGATTCGACTATCAGTTTGTTCACGTTGTGATAATTTGAACTCTTCTTCAGCCACCTGTACGAATACTACTTTTAATGTTTCTAGCAGCATTTGATAGTTAATGCCTTGCGTCAGCGCTAGACGGACGAGCGGTTTCATCACCCGCTGTAAAGCAGTGAGTACTTTTTCCTTTATAGGATTATCCGAAGAGATTTCAGCGTTCTTTATCATGAGTTAAATTATACAAATAATTGAAAAAATATGTGGGATTTTTTTACACAAAACGGTTGACGTGTGAATTTGTCACACGTATTATTGGCCTTCGTGTGAAAATTTCACACAAAAGTTATATTTTTAGACTGTTTAGTCGGTCAGTTGAATTTAAAGTTCAAAGATTTTTTTAAGGCTATACCTGGTGTGTGTGATGCCCGCCAACAACTCCTCGGGGAGAATTAAATGTTACCAAAGACATCAGTAAATAAAACAGATTCCATCCAATCCAGCCGTGTATTCGCTATGCTGAACTGGACTGCTTTGTTATTGGCAACATTATTAATTATTTTATCATTCTCAACAGGCGACGCTTCAGCTGCAAGTCAAAGAGGTCGCTCAGCGGCGAATTTTAATCACAGTAAAACGGGTTTCCTTTTAAGTGGTGCTCACTTAAGAGTTAACTGCGAAAGCTGTCATACAAACGGCATTTTCAAGGGAACGCCTAAGCAATGTGAGAGTTGTCATGTACAAAGTGGCCGCGCTTCAGCATCAGCTAAGCCTAGTCAGCACATACCTACAAATAAAAGTTGTGAAACTTGCCATAAATCTACAAATTGGCCAACGGTGAGTTTTGTGCACGATAGTGCAACTGACGGCACATGTTCTACCTGTCATAATAATACGAATGAGCGTGGCAAACCGGCTCAACATCCGTCAACAACCGCTACTTGCGATACTTGTCACAAGAGCACTAATGCTTGGTTACCAGCATTAGGTCATGATCATACTGGTGTCGTCGCGGGAACTTGTGCGACTTGTCATGGCAAAACAGCTACAGGTATGAAAGCTGGGCACATTAGCACCAGCCAGTCATGTGATGCTTGTCACAAAACAACGGGCTGGACCCCTGCGAAAATGAATCACACAGGTATCACTAGTGGTTGCGCAAGCTGCCATGATGGCAATAAGGCGCTTGGCAAATCCAGTAATCACATCAAAACATCGGCATCTTGCGAAACTTGCCACAGTTCAACCACCAGTTTTAAAGGTGGAAAAATGGATCACACCGGCATCACCACCGGCTGTGCGACCTGCCATACCACAGGCGGCGCCGGCTTAGCTAAACCGACTAACCATATTCCGACCACCGCCTCATGTGAAACCTGCCACAAATCGACGACCAGCTTTGCTGGCACCACGATGAACCACACTGGTATTACCACAGGCTGCGCGACCTGCCATAACGGCACCAGCTATGCCGGTGTTAAACCTGTGTCTAAACCCAGCACGCACATTGCCACCACAGCGGCCTGTGAAACCTGTCATAAGAGCACCACCAGCTTCAAAGGTGGCGCCACCATGAACCATACCGGCATCACCACCGGCTGTGCGACCTGCCATACCACAGGCGGCGCCGGCTTAGCTAAACCGACTAACCATATTCCGACCACCGCCTCATGTGAAACCTGCCACAAATCGACGACCAGCTTTGCTGGCACCACGATGAACCACACTGGTATTACCACAGGCTGCGCGACCTGCCATAACGGCACCAGCTATGCCGGTGTTAAACCTGTGTCTAAACCCAGCACGCACATTGCCACTACCGCGGCTTGTGAAACCTGTCATAAATCAACGACATCATTTTTAGGGGCAGCCTTTAACCATACTGGTATTGTGAGTGGTTGTGCAACCTGCCACAACGGTACAACCGCACTAGGTAAGCCAAGTACGCACATCGCCACTACAGCAGCCTGCGAGACCTGTCATAAATCGACGACCTCATTTGCAGGTACAGTGATGAACCACACTGGTATTACTACGGGCTGTGCGACTTGCCATAATGGTACGACTGCGTTAGGCAAACCTGCTAATCATGTGCAGACCACAGCGGGTTGCGAGACTTGCCATAAGTCGACCACGTCATTCTTGGGTGCTACATTCAATCACACTGGCATTACAACGGGTTGTGCAACCTGCCATAACGGTACAACCGCACTAGGTAAGCCAAGTACGCACATCGCCACTACAGCAGCCTGCGAGACCTGTCATAAATCGACGACCTCATTTGCAGGTACAGTGATGAACCACACTGGTATTACTACGGGCTGTGCGACTTGCCATAATGGTACGACTGCGTTAGGCAAACCTGCTAATCATGTGCAGACCACAGCGGGTTGCGAGACTTGCCATAAGTCGACCACGTCATTCTTGGGTGCTACATTCAATCACACTGGCATTACAACGGGTTGTGCAACCTGCCATAACGGTACAACCGCACTAGGTAAGCCAAGTACGCACATCGCCACTACAGCAGCCTGCGAAACCTGTCATAAATCGACGACCAGCTTTGCTGGCACCACCATGAACCATACTGGCATCACCACTGGTTGTGCAACTTGCCATAATGGTACGACTGCGTTAGGCAAACCTGCTAACCATGTGCAGACCACAGCGGGTTGCGAGACTTGCCATAAGTCGACCACATCATTCTTGGGTGCCACATTCAACCATACTGGTATCGTGAGTGGCTGTGCGACTTGCCACAACGGCACGACTGCGTTAGGTAAACCTGCTAACCACGTGCAGACCACTGCTGGTTGCGAGACTTGCCATAAGTCGACTACTACATTTACTGGTGCAGCCTTTAACCATACAGGCATCGCCCCAGGTAGTTGCTCAACTTGCCATAATGGCGCCACTGCTATGGGCGTGATATCTAACCACGTACCTATAATTGGTATTTCTTGTGATACTTGCCACACTGGCACCACTAGCTTTAGTAATCCTAAAAAACCTAATCATTCGTTATTGACCGCAACATGTAGATCTTGTCACGGCGCTAAATATGTTGGCGTTGAGTCAAAATCACATAACTCACCTAAAGACTGTAACTCTTCAGGTTGTCACAACACAAATACATTCAGCAAATAGAGGGTTCATAAGGTGGGCTTTGTGCTCACCTTACGTTTGCTGACGTTGCCGTATAAAAAACTTTATCTTAAAGCTGTAAGTGATTGACTTCTATGAAAAAAATTAATACTATCTGCGTATGTGCAATTAATAGCCTAGGAATGTGGGTTAAATATGAATCTATCTAAAAAGATTTACCTAGTTTTAGCGTTTATTTGTTCACTTGCGCCTTCTTTGGCATATGCAGATAAAATTCTGGATAAAGTTGAAATCGTACAGGCGCAAAACGAGACAGAAATTCATATTGAGTTCTTAACGCAAGTGCGATATTTGAGGCATGCGCCATTAAATACTGAAACTTCACGCATTCAAATCTTCTTAGAATTTCCTCAGCTCACAAAAGAAACGCTATCAAATCAGCGTGAGTTTCGGAACTCACCCAAAACAAATCTTGTGCCTCGTTTTACCGTTAACTATCCTGAGCAAGAGACTAATAGCATAGGCGTGCGATTTAAAAGCCCCGTCAAGTTCGCGGTCACGCCAGATAATAGTGGTCGTGGTATCGTGATTCATGTGCCTAATGACAAGGCCGGAGTCGTTGCAGAGCCAGTTGTGGAGCCGCCAGTAGAGCCTGTGATTGATCATGGTCCTCAAGGTGAAATTCCAGCAAAGCCTGCTGATATGAGTGACAACGATTACGCAGCAAAATTGATGGCTGAGGCGCGCGTCGCAAGAGGATTCGGTGATTACCCTAAAGCAGTGCAGCTACTCAATGCTGTACTTGCTTTACCAAGCAACACTCATTCACAAGACGCCCAAGAGCTAATTGCGAATTCGCGTGAAAAAATGGGTGAAATGACTAAGGCAAAAGCGGAGTATGAAACCTATCTTAAGCTTTATCCTCAAGGAGAGGGAGCTGCACGCGTTCGACAGCGTTTAACAGCATTGGAAGGGTCTGGTAAATTTAGTAGTGCTGATGCAGCTAAAACCAAAAAGCCAATTCGAGATATTCATGAAAACACAGTGTATGGTAGCTGGAATCAGTATTACTATGATGCACACAGCCATAATTACCCAGGTTCTGGCAAAAATACGGGAACGCATGATCAGTCTCAACTGGTAAGCGCGATGGACCTTACTGCGCGATTCCGCCAAAACGAGTGGGATAGCCGAATTGTAATCCGTGATACGCAAACAATGGACTTTCTGCCCAATAAGGCCGATCGCAATAGATTACAAGCTGCTTATGTAGAAGTGCAGAATAAAGAGTCAGACTTTATGACACGTTTAGGTCGGCAGAATGGTAATTCTGGTGGTGTTTTAGGTCGATTTGATGGCGGACTATTTCGCTATGGATTATCGCCGCAATACAAATTGAACTTTGTTGCAGGCACATTAGACGAATATAATATTGACTATAGACGCCACTTTTATGGAATTAATCTGGATATTGGTCCAATAAATGAAAAGTGGAGTGGTAATGCATTTTTCATTGAGCAGCGTGTTGATGACTTAATTGACAGGCGTGGTGTAGGTGGTGAATTGCGTTATTTTGATATGGGAAAATCGTTATACTCAGTGGTAGATTATGATACTTATTTTAATCGCTTAAATACAGCTATGGTGCAAGGTAACTGGCAACCAGCAGAAGGTACCAGTTATAATATCTTAATGGAAAACCGTAAGTCGCCAGTATTGCAGTTGATTAATGCGTTATTTGATCCTGCATTTCAAAATCAGACGTTTTACCCAACAACGCCTACATCACTACGTCAAGCATTGCGAATTGGTAGTACTATAAGCGCCCCCAATACTTTAACTGTGTCAGGATTAAGAGATTATGCAATCAACCAAACATTGGATACCAGCTTGTTTTTAGTAGGCGCAACACGTCAAGTGACGCCTCGCTGGCAATTGGGTGGAGATGTTCAAATGAGTAGGGTAACTGGTAGTGCCAATGCAAGCAAAGGCGCAATAGATCTTGCAAAAAAAGCGGCGGCAGACAATGGTACTTTTTTAAGCGACCTCGATATACAAAATCTTACTAATAGCTTTGCTGGTGGTAATACTTATACTTACCATGTGCAGGCAGTGGGTTTAGATACGCTATTTAAAGATGATACTTCGATTATTGGTCTAAGTTATGTTGATGGTCCAACAAGCCGTGTTCAGTCGGTTGTATTAACTAACGTCATGGTGCCTCGTGATAAATGGCGTTTGGATAGCTCGGTGAAATTGCTCAGAATTGAGTCGGATCCAGCTTCAGTACAATATGTTGTTGGTCCTACCCTCAGAGCAAGCTACCGCCTGCGTGAAAAAGCGACTATAGAAGCAGAGGTGGGTTTGGAAGTGACAAATGAAAATAGTTCAGACAGCTTTAATCCTGGACACACTCGTACATTCCGCGATTTCAGCTTTATCGGCTACCGTTTGGATATTTAATGCTATTAGCGCAAGGGTTGGCATGCTTGCGCGGTGATCGCTTGCTGTTTAAAAATGTAGAGTTTGAGCTTGATACAGGCGGCTTACTCTATGTGCTGGGCGAGAACGGTAGCGGCAAAAGTAGTTTACTGCGTATGCTGTGCGGATTGATGTTGCCAGAAAGCGGAACAGTTTTCTGGGATAAAAAAACCATCAAAGAAGAGGCTGAAAACTATTTGTCCAATCTCACTTATATTGGACATTTGAATGGTCTTAAAGATGATCTTACCGCGCTAGAGAATTTAACAATGAGCGCACGTGCCGCAGGTAATGAAGTGTCAGAAGATAAGGCATTGGCAGCATTAGCTGCTATTGGAATCGAGCGTTGTGCAAATTTGCCAGCACGCGTGCTATCGCAGGGGCAGAAAAGACGCGTGACGCTTGCTAAGCTTTGGTTGGCTGAAGGTAAATTATGGATATTAGATGAACCCTTTGCTGCGTTAGATATTGCGTCAGTCACTGTACTTGCTGCAAAGTTAGGCGAGCATTTATCTAATGGCGGAATGGCGATTCTTACCACTCATCAAGATGTCACGATTCACGCACAGTCGACTCAAACTTTGAGGTTAAGTTGATGAACGGTGCATGGATGACCGTGCTGAAGCGCGATCTTTTATTGGCTTTCCGTAGACGTTCTGATGTTGCGACAACGCTATTTTTCTTCTTGATTGTATCCAGCTTGTTTCCGCTAGGCATTGGTCCGGAGCCTGCGGTGTTAAGTAGCATCGCACCGGGTGTTTTATGGGTGGCGGCATTATTAGCTGGCATGCTATCGCTCACGCGTTTATTTGCTGCAGATTTTACTGATGGTAGTTTAGAGCAAATGTTACTCGCGCCGCAGCCATTAACTTTATTAGTAACGGCTAAGGTGTTAGCGCATTGGCTAGTTTGCGGCTTGCCAGTGGTGGTGTTAGCGCCATTGATTGGTTTGCAGTATACGCTGCCAAACGATTCCTTATTCGTGCTCATTATTTCTTTATTGTTGGGTACGCCAGCATTGAGTTTAATTGGCGCAATTGGCGCTGCGCTTACATTAGGTGTTCGTGGTAGTGGGTTATTGGTGGCATTATTAGTGTTACCTTTATACATTCCAGTATTGATTTTTGGCGCAGGTGCAGTCGCAGCCAGTCAGCATGGTATGAGTGCACAGGCGCATCTTTCATTGCTGGCAGCCTGTTCTTTACTTGCTTTGGTGTTGGCGCCATTGGCTACAGCTGCTGCATTACGTATCTCTGTAGAATAAACCGTAGGTAGAGTAAAATATGCGCCACTGTGAAATTCAGTCGTGAATTACAATTAGATTACCGTGCAATTTGAATGCAATTACAGAGCAATTTGAGCAAATAAATTATGAGCATTAATTGGTTTAAATATTCGTCACCACAAGCTTTTTACCCGCTAGCTGGAAAAATGATTCCATGGTTTGTTTTGCTAGCCACAATTTTCGCTGTCGCTGGTTTGTACATCAGCTTTGCTATTGCCCCCACTGATTTCCAGCAGGGTGAGGCGTATCGCATTATTTTTGTCCATGTGCCCGCTGCTTGGATGTCTATGGTGATTTATATCGCTATGGCAGGCTGGGCGGCGTTAGGGTTAGCGCTTAATGCGCGACTATCTGCCATGATGGCACAAGCTTTAGCGCCTACAGGCGCAATATTTACCTTACTCGCTTTGGTCACAGGTTCACTGTGGGGCAAGCCGATGTGGGGTGCATGGTGGGTGTGGGACGCGCGTTTAACCTCTGAACTTATTTTATTGTTTTTGTATCTTGGCTTCATTGCTTTGCAAGCGTCAATTGATGATCCACGTCGTGCAGATAGAGCAGGAGCCTTGTTAGCACTGGTTGGTGTGGTGAACGTGCCGATTATTTATTTTTCAGTGAAATGGTGGAATACCTTACATCAAGGTTCTAGCATCAATATGGGCGCAGCGCCAAAAATGGCGGCGACTATGTTAATGGGAATGCTGCTCATGGCTTTAGCCTTTTGGATGTATACCGTGGCGGTTGCATTGATGCGCGTGCGCTGCATTATGCTGGAGCGTGAGCGTTCCTCGGATTGGGTTAAAGAGCTGTCAGTGACAACAGGAGGAAAATCATAATGCAATGGGCAAGTTGGTCAGCGTTCTTTAATATGGGAGGCTACGCATTTTATGTGTGGTTTTCTTTCGGTTTAACGGCACTTTGTGTCGTTTGGGAAGTCATATCTCTGCGCAAACGTAGTAAAGCTGCATTACGGTTATCTAAAATTCTGGCACAAGGTTAATATGGCTATAAAAGCACGACATAAACGATTTATTTTGATAGTGATTGGTTTGGCATTGTTGGGTCTAGCTGCAATGCTTATTTTGAATGCTTTCCAAAGCAATATGGTGTTCTTCTACACCCCAACGCAAGTAGATAAAGGCGAAGTGCCACACGGTACAGGCTTCCGTATCGGTGGCTTAGTAGTAAAAGATAGTTTAAAACGTCAAGATGATGGTTTAACCGTTCACTTTGCTATTACAGATACAGCCAAAACGGTACCAGTCGTTTACAAAGGTGTTTTGCCAGATTTGTTTAAAGAGGGCAAAGGCGTGGTAGCGCAAGGTAAGGTAGGTCCAGATGGCATATTTATCGCCAGTGAAGTGCTTGCTAAGCACGATGAAAACTACATGCCGCCAGAAGCTGCAGAAGCGCTGAAACGCGCTCAAGAGCAAGGTAAAACGGTCGTGATGTCTAAGTAATACAGCTTAAAAATACTCGCTTGCTGTATGTAGGTCGGGCCTTTAGCCAGACTTGTCAGCTTAAACGCCGACCTACAAAAAGCAGGTTCATGCAATTATCGAAATACTCAAAATTCAATAAATATATAGATTAAATTCACTAAGGATATTAACGTGATTCCTGAAATTGGCCATTTTTCCCTCATTCTCGCCTTGCTGGTGGCGCTTACGCTTGGTAGCTTGCCTATCATCGGTGCTGCCCGTGGCAATATGGTGTGGATGGGATTAGCTAGACCGCTTGCGCGTGCGCAATTTTTGCTCATTGCATTCGCTTTCATTTGCTTGGCTTATGCTTTTGCAAGCAAAGACTATTCGGTCATGTATGTTGCATCGAATTCAAACTCAAAACTGCCTATACAATTTCGTATTGCAGCGGTGTGGGGCGGTCATGAGGGTTCTTTGTTACTTTGGGCGCTGATATTAAGCGTTTGGACTGTAGCGGTGAGTGCATTCTCCAAACATCTGCCAGATGATATGCGCGCGCGTATCTTGGGTGTTATGGGCTTAATCAGCGTAGGCTTTTTACTGTTCATGCTGATGGTTTCAAACCCATTTGAACGCTTGATTCCAGCGGCCTTAGATGGTCGTGATTTAAACCCACTATTGCAAGATCCTGGCATGATATTCCACCCACCTATGCTTTATATGGGTTATGTTGGTTTTTCAGTTGCCTTTGCTTTTGCGATTGCAGCTTTGATTGGTGGTCAGCTTGATGCCGCTTGGGCGCGTTGGTCACGCCCCTGGACTACTTTGGCATGGGTATTTTTAACCTTGGGTATATTGGGCGGCAGTAACTGGGCGTATTACGAACTTGGCTGGGGTGGTTGGTGGTTTTGGGATGCGGTAGAAAACGCATCATTCATGCCGTGGCTAGTCGGCACTGCGCTTATTCACTCCTTAGCTGTGACAGAAAAACGCGGCAGCTTTAAAGCTTGGACAGTATTGCTTGCTATTTGTGCATTCTCTTTAAGTCTACTCGGAACATTCTTAGTGCGTTCAGGCGTACTGACTTCAGTACACGCTTTTGCTACAGACCCAAGACGCGGCGTATTTATTTTAGCGTTCCTAGTGATTGTCATTGGCGGTTCATTAGCACTATTTGCTTGGCGCGCACCAACGGTTGGTCGTGGCGGTAAGTTCAGTGTGGTTTCACGCGAAAGTTTTCTGCTCGCAAATAATGTATTGTTAGCTGTCGCGGCGATGTCTGTATTACTCGGCACGCTTTATCCGCTGTTTTTGGATGCGTTAAATTACGGCAAAATCTCTGTAGGCCCTCCTTATTTTGATGCAGTATTTGCGCCATTGATGACGCCCGCACTGTTTTTGATGGGTGTCGGTCCAATTGTCAGCTGGAAGAATGCTTCATTACCAGAATTGGCCATGCGCTTACGTTGGGCTTTTGGTGTGAGTATCGCCACAGCCATTATCTTGCCATTATTGCTAGGGAATTTAACGCCGATGATAGGCTTAGGTTTGTTCTTAGCCTTCTGGATTATCGCGACTACAGTGAACATGGTGCGTCATCGTTTACGCGGTGCAGGACAGTCTTTAGTTTCACGCATACAAGCTATCCCACGCGCTTGGTGGGGGATGGTGATTGCGCATTTAGGTATTGCTGTGTTTACTATAGGCGTGACCGTAGTGAAAGGCTTTGAGTCAGAAACTGCTGTGCGTATGCTACCCGGCGATGTTGCACATTTAGCTGGTTTTGATTTCACCTTTATGGGCGTAGATGAAGTTCAAGGGCCGAATTACACCTCAAATAGAGGGCAGATACGCGTCAGCAAAAATGGTGTTGAACGCACAGTACTTAAGACTGAAAAAAGACTGTACACCGTAACTAATATGCCGATGACCGAAGCTGGTATTAGCCCAGCAGTTGTTCATGACTTGTATGCATCACTTGGCGAGCCACTGAGCGATGGTGCTTGGAGTGTACGTATTTACCATAAACCTATGGTGGAGTGGGTATGGGCTGGTTGTGCTTTAATGGCTTTTGGCGGTTTACTTGCTTTATCTGATAAGCGCTATCGCATGAAAAAACGTAATAAGAATTCAAATGGCGCTGAGTCAAGCCAAGAAGAGGTTGCTGCATGAAGCGCGCTTTATTACCCTTAATCATATTTTTGGTGGTTGTAGGATTTCTTTTTAAAGGTCTGTTTTTAGATCCACGCGAAGTGCCTTCTCCATTGGTAGGTAAGCCGGCTCCGCAGTTTAGTTTGCCACGCTTGGATAGCCCTGATACTAAAATTTCGCCTAAAGAAATGTTAGGTAAAGTCTGGTTGTTTAATGCATGGGCGTCATGGTGCCCTGCATGTAAAGATGAACATCCACTTTTAGTCGAGTTATCTAAAACAGGCTTTGTGCCTATTATTGGTTTAGATTACAAAGATACCAACCAAGAAGCTCAGCAATGGCTAGATCAAGCTGGCAACCCTTATGCAGCAAATGCTGTAGATGCTGATGGGCGTGTAGGCATTAACTATGGTGTATATGGCGTACCAGAAACTTATGTCATTGATAAAACAGGCATGATTGCTTACAAGCAAATTGGCCCGATTACGATGGAAGCATTACGTGACAAAATCATCCCTTTAGTTAAAAAGTTGCAGGCTCAATAATGCTGAAAAAACTAATATCTTTATTGGCAGTTGGTCTTTTAATCTGCTCATTGAGCATCGGTGCACAAGAAGCACGTCCGATGCAAGACAACGCTGCAGTTGAAGTGCAAGTGCAACGCTTGGCTAGCCAACTGCGATGTTTAGTTTGTCAGAATCAAACATTAGCGGATTCGCACGCCGAGCTTGCGCAAGATTTAGTGCAAGAGATTCGTGAGATGGCTGCCAAGGGAATGACAGACAAAGAAATTATTGACTACTTGGTAGCGCGCTACGGCGATTTTGTTCGGTATCGCCCGCCACTTAAAGCGAGCACTGTTCTGTTATGGCTAGGTCCATTTGCATTGTTACTGGCAGGTGGTTTTGGTTTGTTCATACAGATACGCAGACGCCAAGCAATGGTTGTAGATGCGCCACTGACTGAAGAAGAGGTACGTAAAGTCAGAGAGCT is drawn from Methylotenera versatilis 301 and contains these coding sequences:
- a CDS encoding tetratricopeptide repeat protein gives rise to the protein MNLSKKIYLVLAFICSLAPSLAYADKILDKVEIVQAQNETEIHIEFLTQVRYLRHAPLNTETSRIQIFLEFPQLTKETLSNQREFRNSPKTNLVPRFTVNYPEQETNSIGVRFKSPVKFAVTPDNSGRGIVIHVPNDKAGVVAEPVVEPPVEPVIDHGPQGEIPAKPADMSDNDYAAKLMAEARVARGFGDYPKAVQLLNAVLALPSNTHSQDAQELIANSREKMGEMTKAKAEYETYLKLYPQGEGAARVRQRLTALEGSGKFSSADAAKTKKPIRDIHENTVYGSWNQYYYDAHSHNYPGSGKNTGTHDQSQLVSAMDLTARFRQNEWDSRIVIRDTQTMDFLPNKADRNRLQAAYVEVQNKESDFMTRLGRQNGNSGGVLGRFDGGLFRYGLSPQYKLNFVAGTLDEYNIDYRRHFYGINLDIGPINEKWSGNAFFIEQRVDDLIDRRGVGGELRYFDMGKSLYSVVDYDTYFNRLNTAMVQGNWQPAEGTSYNILMENRKSPVLQLINALFDPAFQNQTFYPTTPTSLRQALRIGSTISAPNTLTVSGLRDYAINQTLDTSLFLVGATRQVTPRWQLGGDVQMSRVTGSANASKGAIDLAKKAAADNGTFLSDLDIQNLTNSFAGGNTYTYHVQAVGLDTLFKDDTSIIGLSYVDGPTSRVQSVVLTNVMVPRDKWRLDSSVKLLRIESDPASVQYVVGPTLRASYRLREKATIEAEVGLEVTNENSSDSFNPGHTRTFRDFSFIGYRLDI
- the ccmA gene encoding cytochrome c biogenesis heme-transporting ATPase CcmA; its protein translation is MLLAQGLACLRGDRLLFKNVEFELDTGGLLYVLGENGSGKSSLLRMLCGLMLPESGTVFWDKKTIKEEAENYLSNLTYIGHLNGLKDDLTALENLTMSARAAGNEVSEDKALAALAAIGIERCANLPARVLSQGQKRRVTLAKLWLAEGKLWILDEPFAALDIASVTVLAAKLGEHLSNGGMAILTTHQDVTIHAQSTQTLRLS
- a CDS encoding DUF6502 family protein, with amino-acid sequence MIKNAEISSDNPIKEKVLTALQRVMKPLVRLALTQGINYQMLLETLKVVFVQVAEEEFKLSQREQTDSRISLLTGLHRKDVHRLRDQPENTQTTSLVTLGSQLVGLWISDADFVDAEGKPKPLARLASVGGNVSFDRLVARVSKDIRARPVLDEWLRIGVAYLDENDCVCLNNEAFVPSEGFEEKLFFFQQNIHDHAAATAHNLMNLTPPMLERCVYYDSLTLEAINELKVLAEHHGMTALKAVNARAIELQTESQNNANANQRFTYALYFYHVAEGLGAKLPHAFYRRKKVRID
- the ccmC gene encoding heme ABC transporter permease CcmC, yielding MSINWFKYSSPQAFYPLAGKMIPWFVLLATIFAVAGLYISFAIAPTDFQQGEAYRIIFVHVPAAWMSMVIYIAMAGWAALGLALNARLSAMMAQALAPTGAIFTLLALVTGSLWGKPMWGAWWVWDARLTSELILLFLYLGFIALQASIDDPRRADRAGALLALVGVVNVPIIYFSVKWWNTLHQGSSINMGAAPKMAATMLMGMLLMALAFWMYTVAVALMRVRCIMLERERSSDWVKELSVTTGGKS
- the ccmD gene encoding heme exporter protein CcmD; amino-acid sequence: MQWASWSAFFNMGGYAFYVWFSFGLTALCVVWEVISLRKRSKAALRLSKILAQG
- a CDS encoding DUF5666 domain-containing protein, yielding MKTYIHNYIAIILTILSLSANANPCDEGGIGGTGMPLSLGTGGIGGTGINSDKSTGIGGTGITSAQEGIGGTGVTNKGIGGTGIEANSGIGGTGIVGIITGFGSICVNGLEVHYYNDTPIDLDGKKISSDALSVGQVVAVKAQGKEQSLIAHEIHAFYQVTGPITAIDLVANKVKVMGQSINANDAQINNMQVGQWVSVSGLRNEDGSIEASRIDQSTERKIAKIVGNLSMQGNKAYVGGTKIDGISNMNYNSNADSRLTGVWDGSTFNVKDMKPGPVSDLLQKVEVFHLQGIAGSNVSNGKVKLSGQNVTVPANIKILGNNSTSIVGKPIVAHGQMKDGKARAQSIELRPMKIEVKNRLERPTKTPQPNSPSESGENTGTKSGEANLSNKSENKYKKADKAELSDRVYKQDKVEKVEKVERVETPDRVEKVERVERVETPDRTERIERVERRDD
- the ccmB gene encoding heme exporter protein CcmB translates to MNGAWMTVLKRDLLLAFRRRSDVATTLFFFLIVSSLFPLGIGPEPAVLSSIAPGVLWVAALLAGMLSLTRLFAADFTDGSLEQMLLAPQPLTLLVTAKVLAHWLVCGLPVVVLAPLIGLQYTLPNDSLFVLIISLLLGTPALSLIGAIGAALTLGVRGSGLLVALLVLPLYIPVLIFGAGAVAASQHGMSAQAHLSLLAACSLLALVLAPLATAAALRISVE